In Aegilops tauschii subsp. strangulata cultivar AL8/78 chromosome 3, Aet v6.0, whole genome shotgun sequence, one genomic interval encodes:
- the LOC109759974 gene encoding signal recognition particle subunit SRP54 2, whose product MVLAQLGRSISRALAQMSNATVIDEKVLGECLNEISRALLQSDVRKIVNLETLATGTNKRRIIQQVVFTELCNMLDPGKPVFTPKKGKPNVVMFVGLQGQSDSPTNLACLLCLLFYTYY is encoded by the exons ATGGTGCTCGCGCAGCTGGGCAGGAGCATCTCCCGCGCGCTCGCCCAGATGAGCAACGCCACGGTGATCGACGAGAAGGTGCTCGGGGAGTGCCTCAACGAGATCTCCCGCGCGCTCCTCCAGTCCGACGTCCGGAAGATCGTCAACCTCGAGACCCTCGCCACCGGCACCAACAAGCGGCGCATCATACAGCAG GTCGTCTTCACGGAGCTCTGCAACATGCTGGATCCAGGGAAGCCGGTCTTCACCCCCAAGAAGGGCAAGCCCAACGTCGTCATGTTCGTCGGATTGCAGGGCCAGTCTGACTCACCAACCAACCTCGCATGCTTGCTCTGTTTATTGTTCTACACCTATTACTGA